In Agarivorans gilvus, one genomic interval encodes:
- a CDS encoding lipase family protein: protein MSAISPQIASRIAETAYSVEQTISSPIDIPRAVSKHFSFNSNDVIQGTSGGLFWRKQTGFVLLGKGKSQQYKNDHVIAIRGTANAADGLTNISSHTTGSDSGSSVHIGFQRSFSSFKPELASYLRQAKTSGNSIIHCIGHSLGGALAGLTADWIKASPEFKGKVYLYTFGAPRVGLNGFATKTTGRVDKIFRCIHGADPVPKIPVWPFYHAPITGAEYLLERTQDIRLSAHSMITGPGYINTANQQSWDNVYSQTVANLRKRVVLNYQHRIHTTYSAGWADKIAAAIVTLLVDGGFAATVGALQASGAAIGTVYDVMAKSVATIAKMNAELQDRVKGLLGCMLVYAGKGANYAIKYTEQFIRWVFNITIARIYAAARQALKQQ, encoded by the coding sequence ATGTCAGCCATTTCGCCTCAAATAGCTTCTCGTATAGCAGAAACAGCATACTCTGTTGAACAAACAATAAGCTCGCCAATTGATATTCCCAGAGCTGTAAGCAAACATTTTAGCTTTAACTCAAATGATGTTATTCAAGGCACCTCCGGCGGTCTATTTTGGCGTAAGCAAACGGGTTTTGTGCTGCTAGGCAAGGGGAAAAGTCAACAATACAAAAACGATCATGTTATCGCTATTCGTGGTACGGCTAACGCTGCAGACGGTCTTACCAATATCAGCTCTCACACTACCGGTAGCGACAGTGGCAGCAGCGTACATATAGGTTTTCAACGAAGCTTCTCATCGTTTAAACCTGAGTTAGCAAGCTACTTACGCCAAGCTAAAACAAGTGGTAACAGCATAATTCATTGTATTGGGCACAGCTTAGGAGGAGCCTTGGCTGGCTTAACCGCAGATTGGATTAAAGCAAGCCCTGAATTTAAAGGCAAAGTCTATTTATATACTTTTGGCGCTCCGCGAGTAGGGTTAAACGGTTTCGCGACAAAAACCACCGGCAGAGTTGATAAAATATTTCGCTGTATCCATGGCGCAGATCCTGTCCCTAAAATTCCAGTCTGGCCTTTTTATCACGCACCAATTACCGGGGCAGAATATTTATTAGAGCGAACCCAAGATATTCGCTTATCCGCTCATTCAATGATTACCGGGCCAGGCTATATCAATACAGCCAATCAACAATCTTGGGATAATGTTTACAGTCAAACCGTGGCTAACCTACGCAAACGAGTCGTACTTAATTATCAACACCGTATACATACTACCTACTCCGCTGGCTGGGCAGATAAAATTGCCGCAGCTATCGTGACCCTATTAGTTGATGGCGGTTTCGCCGCGACCGTTGGAGCCTTACAAGCATCAGGAGCCGCAATTGGTACCGTTTACGATGTGATGGCGAAATCGGTTGCCACTATTGCCAAAATGAACGCAGAGCTTCAAGACCGAGTTAAAGGTCTACTCGGCTGTATGCTGGTTTATGCCGGCAAGGGCGCGAACTACGCCATTAAATACACCGAGCAGTTCATTCGCTGGGTATTTAACATTACTATTGCCCGCATTTATGCAGCGGCAAGACAAGCCTTAAAACAGCAATAA
- a CDS encoding DUF6795 domain-containing protein, whose amino-acid sequence MNPILIRKLITKKSAWLITLIILVFMIIQHQEVQAVFGIGIIKQDVEMSPEIKGRLTENGEPLANVTITRRFAYEGYRKGEEQLDYTQTNVNGEFSFPEIIIKSRYPKDIFGQNAMVHLAVYHEKNEKKYQLWRSSSPWLPLATPVAMMLINLNGELTNKEIHYEIDTSAFSEVRMQIVSSICYYPDHLNVAYYGDDLISSFSDLKHLAN is encoded by the coding sequence ATGAACCCAATACTTATTCGTAAGCTCATAACTAAAAAATCGGCTTGGCTAATCACGCTGATTATCCTTGTTTTCATGATTATTCAACATCAGGAGGTACAAGCCGTGTTCGGTATAGGCATTATTAAGCAAGATGTGGAAATGTCACCCGAGATAAAAGGGCGTTTAACTGAGAATGGAGAACCATTGGCCAATGTAACCATTACTCGCCGCTTTGCTTATGAAGGCTACAGAAAAGGAGAAGAACAACTGGATTACACGCAAACGAATGTAAATGGTGAGTTTTCCTTTCCTGAAATAATCATTAAGTCTCGTTATCCAAAAGATATTTTTGGGCAGAACGCTATGGTTCACTTGGCTGTTTACCATGAAAAGAATGAAAAAAAGTACCAACTTTGGAGAAGTTCAAGTCCTTGGCTTCCTCTTGCCACGCCGGTCGCCATGATGCTCATCAATCTTAATGGAGAACTAACCAATAAAGAGATTCACTATGAGATTGATACAAGCGCTTTTTCTGAAGTCAGAATGCAAATCGTGTCATCCATTTGCTATTACCCAGACCACTTAAACGTAGCTTATTACGGTGATGATTTAATATCTTCATTTAGTGATCTCAAACATTTAGCCAATTAG
- the urtE gene encoding urea ABC transporter ATP-binding subunit UrtE: MLELSQVDSYYGASQALYNVDLSAEPGKISCVLGRNGVGKTTLLKALAGQQSISAGSIMFNGKDISKMSAAQRAKQGIAIVPQGREIFGQLTVLENLKTGFSVLPKSERFIPDEIFRLFPVLKQMLSRRGGDLSGGQQQQLAIARALIMRPKLLMLDEPTEGIQPSIIKDIQKVLALLRDRGEMAIVLVEQYFDFAVALADHYTVLDRGNVVLQGSKAEVDEADVKRWMSV, from the coding sequence ATGTTAGAACTTTCTCAAGTTGATAGTTATTACGGCGCCAGCCAAGCCCTTTACAACGTGGATTTAAGTGCTGAGCCGGGCAAGATTAGCTGTGTATTGGGGCGTAATGGGGTGGGCAAAACCACCTTATTAAAAGCGCTCGCAGGGCAGCAAAGCATTAGTGCTGGTAGCATCATGTTTAATGGTAAAGACATTAGCAAGATGTCGGCGGCGCAGCGGGCTAAACAGGGCATTGCTATAGTGCCGCAGGGGCGGGAAATTTTTGGTCAGTTAACCGTATTGGAAAACCTAAAAACCGGTTTTTCGGTGCTGCCTAAGTCGGAGCGCTTTATTCCCGATGAGATCTTTCGTTTGTTCCCGGTACTCAAGCAAATGCTCAGTCGCCGCGGCGGCGATTTATCGGGTGGTCAGCAGCAACAGCTGGCAATCGCCCGCGCCTTAATTATGCGCCCTAAGCTATTGATGCTGGACGAACCAACCGAAGGTATTCAACCCTCGATTATCAAAGACATTCAAAAGGTATTAGCCTTGCTACGCGACCGTGGCGAGATGGCGATAGTGCTGGTGGAGCAATATTTTGATTTTGCAGTGGCCTTGGCCGACCATTACACCGTATTAGATCGCGGCAACGTGGTGTTGCAAGGCAGCAAAGCCGAGGTGGATGAAGCCGACGTGAAGCGCTGGATGAGTGTTTAA